From Xyrauchen texanus isolate HMW12.3.18 chromosome 36, RBS_HiC_50CHRs, whole genome shotgun sequence, one genomic window encodes:
- the LOC127629992 gene encoding upstream stimulatory factor 1-like isoform X1: protein MKGQRKSSEPDFNASVIEEGSVATAEDQSAITTIQSASTFSSEQPIKYFFKTEGAGGQVGELYPPTGQVTYRVIQVADGQLEAQTDGATAISVVTGFPAATQPVTQTLFSHSEGLEGDGTETHYTYYPATMSDVTTSTMVTGVQASDTLLSQSAPAGQLYVMMSPQEVLTGANQRSIAPRTQPYNVKTDGPRTSRDEKRRAQHNEVERRRRDKINNWIVQLSKTIPDCTIDSTKTGQSKGGILSKACDYIQELRQSNSQLGDDLNNLERLKMDNQLLRQEVEDWKSKNQVLRNQLRQHGIVAAGSADSQ from the exons ATGAAAGG GCAACGGAAAAGTTCTGAACCTGATTTCAATGCTTCAGTCATTGAAGAAG GGTCAGTTGCCACTGCGGAGGATCAATCGGCAATCACAACTATTCAGTCTGCCTCTACATTCTCATCAGAGCAGCCGATTAAATACTTCTTCAAGACAGAGGGAGCTGGGGGGCAGGTAGGAGAGCTGTACCCTCCCACAGGGCAG GTCACATATCGAGTAATCCAGGTTGCAGATGGACAGCTGGAAGCTCAAACGGATGGTGCAACAGCTATTAGTGTAGTGACTGGATTTCCTGCTGCAACACAACCTGTTACACAG ACTCTGTTCTCTCATTCAGAGGGCTTAGAAGGAGATGGCACAGAAACCCATTACACTTATTACCCTGCTACTATGTCAGATGTCACAACAAGCACTATGGTGACTGGTGTTCAGGCCTCGGATACTCTGCTTAGTCAGAGTGCTCCTGCAG GTCAGTTGTATGTTATGATGTCCCCACAGGAAGTTCTTACTGGAGCCAACCAGAGGTCTATTGCACCTCGCACACAACCTTACAATGT TAAAACAGATGGTCCAAGAACTTCAAGAGATGAGAAAAGACGAGCTCAGCACAATGAGG TTGAACGAAGACGCAGAGACAAAATTAACAACTGGATTGTTCAGCTTTCAAAAACAATTCCAGACTGCACCATTGATTCCACTAAAACGGGACAG AGTAAGGGTGGGATCCTTTCAAAAGCCTGCGATTACATTCAGGAGCTGCGACAAAGTAACAGCCAGTTAGGAGATGATCTGAACAACCTTGAGAGATTAAAGATGGATAACCAGCTGTTACGGCAAGAG gtgGAAGATTGGAAATCAAAAAATCAGGTTTTGCGGAACCAGCTACGGCAGCATGGCATAGTTGCAGCAGGAAGTGCCGATTCCCAGTGA
- the LOC127629992 gene encoding upstream stimulatory factor 1-like isoform X3: MKGQRKSSEPDFNASVIEEGSVATAEDQSAITTIQSASTFSSEQPIKYFFKTEGAGGQVGELYPPTGQVTYRVIQVADGQLEAQTDGATAISVVTGFPAATQPVTQTLFSHSEGLEGDGTETHYTYYPATMSDVTTSTMVTGVQASDTLLSQSAPAGQLYVMMSPQEVLTGANQSKTDGPRTSRDEKRRAQHNEVERRRRDKINNWIVQLSKTIPDCTIDSTKTGQSKGGILSKACDYIQELRQSNSQLGDDLNNLERLKMDNQLLRQEVEDWKSKNQVLRNQLRQHGIVAAGSADSQ; this comes from the exons ATGAAAGG GCAACGGAAAAGTTCTGAACCTGATTTCAATGCTTCAGTCATTGAAGAAG GGTCAGTTGCCACTGCGGAGGATCAATCGGCAATCACAACTATTCAGTCTGCCTCTACATTCTCATCAGAGCAGCCGATTAAATACTTCTTCAAGACAGAGGGAGCTGGGGGGCAGGTAGGAGAGCTGTACCCTCCCACAGGGCAG GTCACATATCGAGTAATCCAGGTTGCAGATGGACAGCTGGAAGCTCAAACGGATGGTGCAACAGCTATTAGTGTAGTGACTGGATTTCCTGCTGCAACACAACCTGTTACACAG ACTCTGTTCTCTCATTCAGAGGGCTTAGAAGGAGATGGCACAGAAACCCATTACACTTATTACCCTGCTACTATGTCAGATGTCACAACAAGCACTATGGTGACTGGTGTTCAGGCCTCGGATACTCTGCTTAGTCAGAGTGCTCCTGCAG GTCAGTTGTATGTTATGATGTCCCCACAGGAAGTTCTTACTGGAGCCAACCAGAG TAAAACAGATGGTCCAAGAACTTCAAGAGATGAGAAAAGACGAGCTCAGCACAATGAGG TTGAACGAAGACGCAGAGACAAAATTAACAACTGGATTGTTCAGCTTTCAAAAACAATTCCAGACTGCACCATTGATTCCACTAAAACGGGACAG AGTAAGGGTGGGATCCTTTCAAAAGCCTGCGATTACATTCAGGAGCTGCGACAAAGTAACAGCCAGTTAGGAGATGATCTGAACAACCTTGAGAGATTAAAGATGGATAACCAGCTGTTACGGCAAGAG gtgGAAGATTGGAAATCAAAAAATCAGGTTTTGCGGAACCAGCTACGGCAGCATGGCATAGTTGCAGCAGGAAGTGCCGATTCCCAGTGA
- the LOC127629992 gene encoding upstream stimulatory factor 1-like isoform X4: protein MKGQRKSSEPDFNASVIEEGSVATAEDQSAITTIQSASTFSSEQPIKYFFKTEGAGGQVTYRVIQVADGQLEAQTDGATAISVVTGFPAATQPVTQTLFSHSEGLEGDGTETHYTYYPATMSDVTTSTMVTGVQASDTLLSQSAPAGQLYVMMSPQEVLTGANQSKTDGPRTSRDEKRRAQHNEVERRRRDKINNWIVQLSKTIPDCTIDSTKTGQSKGGILSKACDYIQELRQSNSQLGDDLNNLERLKMDNQLLRQEVEDWKSKNQVLRNQLRQHGIVAAGSADSQ from the exons ATGAAAGG GCAACGGAAAAGTTCTGAACCTGATTTCAATGCTTCAGTCATTGAAGAAG GGTCAGTTGCCACTGCGGAGGATCAATCGGCAATCACAACTATTCAGTCTGCCTCTACATTCTCATCAGAGCAGCCGATTAAATACTTCTTCAAGACAGAGGGAGCTGGGGGGCAG GTCACATATCGAGTAATCCAGGTTGCAGATGGACAGCTGGAAGCTCAAACGGATGGTGCAACAGCTATTAGTGTAGTGACTGGATTTCCTGCTGCAACACAACCTGTTACACAG ACTCTGTTCTCTCATTCAGAGGGCTTAGAAGGAGATGGCACAGAAACCCATTACACTTATTACCCTGCTACTATGTCAGATGTCACAACAAGCACTATGGTGACTGGTGTTCAGGCCTCGGATACTCTGCTTAGTCAGAGTGCTCCTGCAG GTCAGTTGTATGTTATGATGTCCCCACAGGAAGTTCTTACTGGAGCCAACCAGAG TAAAACAGATGGTCCAAGAACTTCAAGAGATGAGAAAAGACGAGCTCAGCACAATGAGG TTGAACGAAGACGCAGAGACAAAATTAACAACTGGATTGTTCAGCTTTCAAAAACAATTCCAGACTGCACCATTGATTCCACTAAAACGGGACAG AGTAAGGGTGGGATCCTTTCAAAAGCCTGCGATTACATTCAGGAGCTGCGACAAAGTAACAGCCAGTTAGGAGATGATCTGAACAACCTTGAGAGATTAAAGATGGATAACCAGCTGTTACGGCAAGAG gtgGAAGATTGGAAATCAAAAAATCAGGTTTTGCGGAACCAGCTACGGCAGCATGGCATAGTTGCAGCAGGAAGTGCCGATTCCCAGTGA
- the LOC127629992 gene encoding upstream stimulatory factor 1-like isoform X2: MKGQRKSSEPDFNASVIEEGSVATAEDQSAITTIQSASTFSSEQPIKYFFKTEGAGGQVTYRVIQVADGQLEAQTDGATAISVVTGFPAATQPVTQTLFSHSEGLEGDGTETHYTYYPATMSDVTTSTMVTGVQASDTLLSQSAPAGQLYVMMSPQEVLTGANQRSIAPRTQPYNVKTDGPRTSRDEKRRAQHNEVERRRRDKINNWIVQLSKTIPDCTIDSTKTGQSKGGILSKACDYIQELRQSNSQLGDDLNNLERLKMDNQLLRQEVEDWKSKNQVLRNQLRQHGIVAAGSADSQ, from the exons ATGAAAGG GCAACGGAAAAGTTCTGAACCTGATTTCAATGCTTCAGTCATTGAAGAAG GGTCAGTTGCCACTGCGGAGGATCAATCGGCAATCACAACTATTCAGTCTGCCTCTACATTCTCATCAGAGCAGCCGATTAAATACTTCTTCAAGACAGAGGGAGCTGGGGGGCAG GTCACATATCGAGTAATCCAGGTTGCAGATGGACAGCTGGAAGCTCAAACGGATGGTGCAACAGCTATTAGTGTAGTGACTGGATTTCCTGCTGCAACACAACCTGTTACACAG ACTCTGTTCTCTCATTCAGAGGGCTTAGAAGGAGATGGCACAGAAACCCATTACACTTATTACCCTGCTACTATGTCAGATGTCACAACAAGCACTATGGTGACTGGTGTTCAGGCCTCGGATACTCTGCTTAGTCAGAGTGCTCCTGCAG GTCAGTTGTATGTTATGATGTCCCCACAGGAAGTTCTTACTGGAGCCAACCAGAGGTCTATTGCACCTCGCACACAACCTTACAATGT TAAAACAGATGGTCCAAGAACTTCAAGAGATGAGAAAAGACGAGCTCAGCACAATGAGG TTGAACGAAGACGCAGAGACAAAATTAACAACTGGATTGTTCAGCTTTCAAAAACAATTCCAGACTGCACCATTGATTCCACTAAAACGGGACAG AGTAAGGGTGGGATCCTTTCAAAAGCCTGCGATTACATTCAGGAGCTGCGACAAAGTAACAGCCAGTTAGGAGATGATCTGAACAACCTTGAGAGATTAAAGATGGATAACCAGCTGTTACGGCAAGAG gtgGAAGATTGGAAATCAAAAAATCAGGTTTTGCGGAACCAGCTACGGCAGCATGGCATAGTTGCAGCAGGAAGTGCCGATTCCCAGTGA